A region from the Mustelus asterias unplaced genomic scaffold, sMusAst1.hap1.1 HAP1_SCAFFOLD_210, whole genome shotgun sequence genome encodes:
- the LOC144485671 gene encoding uncharacterized protein LOC144485671, producing MESANLLYPEYHCILNMEENSTIHSGEKLYTCSVCGQDFSQSSDLSEHNCSHNREKLWKCGDCEKGFKSPSLLEIHQRSHTGERPFTCSHCGKGFTQSSSLHIHQRTHTEERPFTCSLCGKAFNRSFSLALHKRTHTGEKPFTCSVCGKGFNQSSNLAKHQRIHSEDRPFTCAVCGKGFKASSMLTKHQHVHNGERPFSCSQCGKRFALSANLLTHQRIHTGERPFICSQCGKGFTQSSSLHIHQRTHTGERPFSCSVCGKAFSQSSNLSLHQRVHTGEKPFTCSQCGKGFARSSNLLIHLRVHTGERPLTCSQCGKRFTDSSHLLAHQRTHTGEKPFSCSQCGKGFAHSGNLWTHQRVHTGERPFICSQCGKGFSQSSNLAIHQRIHTGERMFTCSQCGKDFAHSHTLQGHQRVHTGEKPFTCSVCGKGFSQSSNLLKHQRIHKELL from the coding sequence ATGGAGTCGGCCAATTTATTGTACCCTGAATATCATtgcattttgaacatggaagaaaatagcactattcacagtggagagaaactgtacacatgttctgtgtgtggacaagacttcagccaatcatctgacctttcggaacataattgcagtcacaacagagagaaactgtggaaatgtggggactgtgagaagggattcaaatccccatccttgctggaaattcatcaacgtagtcacacaggggagaggccattcacctgctcccactgtgggaaaggattcactcagtcatccagtttacatatacaccagaggactcacactgaggagaggccattcacctgctctctgtgtgggaaggcATTCAATCGGTCATTCAGCCTAGCATTGCACAAGCGAACTCACacgggggagaaaccattcacctgctctgtgtgtgggaagggattcaatcaatcATCAAACCTAGcaaaacaccagcgaattcacagtgaggacagaccattcacttgcgctgtgtgtgggaagggcttcAAAGCATCATCCATGCTAACAAAACACCAGCacgttcacaatggggagaggccattcagctgttctcaatgtgggaagagattcgcgCTCTcagccaacctgctgacacaccagcgaattcacactggggagaggccgttcatctgctcccagtgtgggaagggattcactcagtcatccagcttaCACATACACCAGAggacccacactggggagagaccattcagctgttctgtttgtgggaaggCATTCAGTCAGTCATCTAACCTAtcattacaccagcgagttcacactggggaaaagccattcacttgctcccagtgtgggaagggatttgctcgctCATCCAACCTCCTGATACAcctgcgagttcacactggggagaggccgttaacttgctcccagtgtgggaagcgattcactgaCTCATCTCACCTGCTGgcacaccagcgaactcacactggggagaagcctttcagctgctcccagtgtgggaagggatttgcacaCTCAGGCAATCTGtggacacatcagcgagttcacactggggagagaccattcatctgttcccagtgtgggaagggattcagtcaatcatccaacctagcaatacaccaacggattcacactggggagaggatgTTCACTTGTTCCCAATGTGGGAAGGACTTTGCTCACTCACACACGTTGCAGggtcaccaacgagttcacactggggagaagccgttcacttgctctgtgtgtgggaagggattcagtcagtcatcaaatctgctgaaacaccagcgaattcacaaggaACTATTGTGA